Proteins encoded together in one Deinococcus hopiensis KR-140 window:
- a CDS encoding NYN domain-containing protein: MTERIALFIDGANVYAAAKRLGWNFDHRKILDHFGGLGALHNAFYYTAVPMQVDDKQKRFIDALTYMGYTVRTRPLRESTDEHGDTHRRANLDIEIVTDLLTTADRFDTAVLLTGDGDFERPVEVLRAQGKRVIVASIPEMTSYELRNAADEYVDLGSIREQVERPGYRLPSEQRGGEGRGEQSRPFYVTAPLTDTDER, encoded by the coding sequence ATGACAGAACGAATCGCACTTTTTATTGATGGGGCCAACGTCTACGCCGCCGCCAAGCGCCTGGGCTGGAACTTCGACCACCGCAAGATTCTCGACCACTTTGGTGGGCTGGGTGCGCTGCACAACGCCTTTTACTACACGGCGGTTCCCATGCAGGTGGATGACAAGCAGAAGCGCTTTATCGATGCGCTGACCTACATGGGCTACACCGTGCGGACCCGGCCCCTGCGCGAGAGCACCGACGAACATGGAGACACCCACCGCCGGGCGAACCTCGACATCGAGATCGTGACGGACCTGCTGACCACGGCGGACCGCTTCGATACGGCCGTGCTGCTCACTGGCGACGGCGACTTTGAGCGACCTGTGGAGGTCTTGCGCGCCCAAGGCAAGCGGGTGATCGTCGCCAGCATTCCCGAGATGACGAGCTACGAGCTCCGTAACGCCGCCGACGAGTACGTGGACTTGGGGAGCATCCGCGAGCAGGTGGAGCGCCCCGGCTACCGCCTGCCCAGCGAGCAGCGCGGCGGTGAGGGCCGGGGGGAACAGAGCCGCCCCTTCTACGTGACGGCCCCCCTGACAGACACCGATGAGCGCTGA
- a CDS encoding mechanosensitive ion channel family protein yields the protein MLDELTFQLQKPQVWLSLALTLIVAYALYRFGRRVLRVLERHLNARLVWGLKWVWLAVVAVGWLAVATHVAYLPSVPVLFDLGQDILNGFRNSTGQVLVILALALIAWSLIGSLSGRIVAEEEFNRRTVRVQTLKGVVESTLKVVVVIISVIAGLQALGVDASSLLAGVSVLGLAVGFGAQSLIKDVFTGFFILLEDQYGVGDVITVNTGQLSGSVERLNLRLTVIRALDGTVHIVPNGQIQTVSVSSKDWSRVVATVDVTYTANIDDALRVLNGVSRELHADPEWGQYFLDEPDIQGVTQLAPDGVTLRALFKVQPKSQYALGREFNRRIKIAMDEAGIEIPFPQRTITLGGTPVEVKLTREKRAGDGADTRAAQERHHAPVPPSLSRDVEEEEGGR from the coding sequence GTGCTGGACGAACTGACTTTTCAACTGCAAAAGCCCCAGGTGTGGCTGAGCCTGGCCCTCACCCTGATCGTGGCCTACGCCCTGTACCGCTTCGGGCGGCGGGTGCTGCGCGTGCTGGAGCGGCACCTGAACGCCCGACTGGTGTGGGGTCTGAAGTGGGTGTGGCTGGCCGTCGTCGCCGTCGGCTGGCTCGCCGTTGCCACCCACGTCGCTTACCTGCCCAGCGTACCGGTGCTGTTCGACTTGGGGCAAGACATCCTCAACGGCTTTCGCAACAGCACCGGGCAGGTGCTGGTGATTCTGGCCCTCGCGCTGATCGCCTGGAGCCTGATCGGCAGCCTGTCCGGGCGCATCGTGGCCGAGGAGGAATTCAACCGCCGCACCGTGCGCGTCCAGACCCTCAAGGGCGTGGTCGAAAGCACGCTGAAGGTGGTGGTGGTGATCATCAGCGTGATTGCCGGCCTTCAGGCGCTGGGGGTAGATGCCTCCAGCCTGCTGGCCGGGGTATCTGTACTGGGCCTGGCGGTGGGCTTCGGCGCGCAGAGCCTGATCAAGGACGTATTCACCGGCTTTTTTATCCTGCTTGAAGACCAGTACGGGGTGGGGGACGTGATCACGGTGAACACCGGACAGCTCTCAGGCAGTGTGGAGCGCCTCAACCTGCGACTGACGGTGATCCGCGCGCTGGACGGCACGGTCCACATCGTGCCCAACGGCCAGATTCAGACAGTCAGCGTGAGCAGCAAGGACTGGTCGCGGGTGGTGGCGACGGTGGACGTGACTTACACGGCCAACATCGACGACGCCCTGCGGGTGTTGAACGGGGTCAGTCGGGAGCTGCACGCCGACCCCGAGTGGGGCCAGTATTTTCTGGACGAGCCCGACATCCAGGGGGTCACCCAGCTCGCGCCCGACGGCGTGACGCTGCGGGCGCTGTTCAAGGTGCAGCCCAAGAGCCAGTACGCCCTGGGCCGCGAGTTCAACCGCCGCATCAAGATCGCCATGGACGAGGCGGGCATCGAGATTCCCTTTCCGCAGCGCACCATCACGCTGGGGGGCACGCCCGTGGAGGTCAAGCTTACCCGCGAGAAGCGCGCTGGCGACGGCGCCGACACCCGCGCAGCCCAGGAGCGTCACCACGCCCCGGTGCCCCCCAGCCTCAGCCGGGACGTGGAGGAGGAAGAAGGGGGGCGGTAG
- the plsX gene encoding phosphate acyltransferase PlsX: MSAEVPTPSAPASTGPAAPRTLLPIALDAVGGDHGAPPNVEGAVQAARTGVPVLLVGPRVALHAELGKHAGSANLPIEVVDAPDVIGMDEHASDVRSRMGASINVCTRLVKEGRAAAAVSMGHSGATMASALLTLGRVKGVDRPAILTHLPSKSGFVTLLDVGANADVKPVYLAQWARLASVYLRVVEDKADPTVGLLSIGEEDHKGSQMVLEAHALLRELDGRGIRFHGNVEGRDIFAGTTDIVVTDGFTGNVVLKLAEGEAKVLFGWVREALTSSLKTKLGALLVRGALRGLAERMDPSTYGASILIGVRGLALIGHGSADARAVKNALLRASRAHESNLVARLEAALAPTA; the protein is encoded by the coding sequence ATGAGCGCTGAAGTTCCCACCCCCAGCGCCCCAGCCTCAACGGGGCCAGCCGCGCCGCGAACGTTACTGCCCATCGCGCTGGACGCGGTGGGTGGGGACCACGGCGCGCCGCCCAATGTGGAGGGCGCGGTGCAGGCCGCCCGCACCGGGGTGCCAGTGCTGCTCGTCGGTCCCCGGGTGGCGCTGCACGCTGAACTGGGCAAACATGCGGGCAGTGCCAATCTCCCCATCGAGGTGGTGGACGCCCCCGACGTGATCGGAATGGACGAGCATGCCAGCGACGTGCGCAGCCGCATGGGCGCGAGCATCAACGTCTGCACGCGCCTGGTCAAGGAGGGACGCGCCGCCGCCGCCGTCAGCATGGGTCACAGCGGCGCGACGATGGCCTCGGCGCTGCTGACGCTTGGGCGCGTGAAGGGCGTGGACCGTCCGGCCATCCTGACGCACCTGCCCAGCAAGAGCGGCTTCGTAACCCTGCTCGACGTGGGTGCGAACGCCGACGTAAAGCCCGTGTACCTCGCCCAGTGGGCGCGGCTGGCCAGCGTGTACCTCCGCGTGGTGGAGGACAAGGCAGACCCCACGGTGGGCCTGCTCTCGATCGGTGAGGAGGACCACAAGGGCAGTCAGATGGTCCTCGAAGCCCACGCCCTGCTGCGCGAACTTGATGGGCGCGGCATCCGCTTTCACGGGAACGTGGAGGGCCGCGACATCTTTGCGGGCACCACCGATATCGTCGTCACCGACGGCTTTACCGGCAATGTGGTCCTGAAGCTCGCCGAGGGTGAGGCCAAGGTGCTGTTCGGCTGGGTGCGCGAGGCGCTGACCAGTTCCCTGAAAACCAAGCTGGGAGCGCTGCTCGTGCGCGGGGCCCTGCGTGGTCTGGCCGAGCGGATGGACCCCAGCACGTACGGGGCCAGCATTCTGATCGGCGTGCGTGGTCTGGCCTTGATCGGTCACGGCAGCGCCGACGCCCGCGCGGTCAAGAACGCCCTGCTCCGGGCCTCGCGGGCCCATGAGTCCAACCTTGTCGCGCGGCTGGAAGCGGCGCTCGCGCCCACGGCCTAA